The following is a genomic window from Nymphaea colorata isolate Beijing-Zhang1983 chromosome 3, ASM883128v2, whole genome shotgun sequence.
GGAAGAGGTCGGTCCTCTGCACCAGGTATCTTTGAAAATGGCCCGTGGTATAGTAAATAGACTCTCATGTGGTGCTGAAGTTCAAAAGCTCTGCTCTTTCGCAATAGAAGCTGTTGATTGCATGCTGCAAGCACATTTGGATCGACCAGTCATTTATCCAACTTTCCCAGGTTTGTCAGGCTTTCTCCTCTCATACAAAGAATTCTTGGTTCTTTCGCATGCTTTCACATCCATAATTGTGAAATCACTTTTCTATTATATCCCAGAAAGAACTACTACCACTGCTTTCCTTGTCCGCTTTGAAGACATCTCACCAACAAGAATCATGGTGATATTAGAACTTGAGGACAAGACATCATCGGTTGATATCACTGGTTGCAAATTGTGGTATCGGAGCGCTGCTCTTGCAAGTTATCCAGAAGAACCCATGTGTATTTTCCTGCATGGTGAAGCCAAATTTTTGGTCTCTGACCTAGATCCTTCAACTGAATATGTTTTCAAGGTCGCTCCTTTCCGTGATTCTACAGAGCTTGGAGAATTGGAAGCTAGGTGGGTAACTACAGAAATCTCAAGCGTTCACAAAAATACATCGACCAGCCATGGCACTGACATTGATAAAGTAAACTGTGGTTCCACTCTAGAAGAGGAAATCGTGAACGGTGAGCATGCTTCCCTCATCCAGGCAGAATCACAGAGGGACTCCAATTCCAGTGAAGACAACCAAGCCTCCAAAGTTCCTAAGACAGGCCATGGGACGCACTCGAAGATTCACTCTTCATATGAAGTCAGTGACAAAAATGGATGTGATATGCCCTTGGCGATGGAGATTGTGCCTCTCACTTGCTCAAATGCGATGGCAATCACAGACACTCCATGCAAGCCAGACACCACCAAAGAACCGCCAAAATCTAACAAGCAAGTTACAGAAGGACAGTATGAGCATTGTGTCAAGGTGGTCAGGTGGCTGGAATGTGAAGGGCATATGGATAAGGAGTTCCGAGTGAAGTTCTTGACATGGTTCAGCCTGAAAGCTACTATGCAGGAGAGGAGGGTGGTCAGTGTTTTTGTAGATACACTGATTGATGATCCGGCTAGCTTGGCCGGGCAACTAATCGACGCATTCTCGGATAGAATTTGCAGCAAAAGCCCACCAGTTGCTCGACCTGGATTCTGTGCCCGACTTTGGCATTGACCACACCTTTGTGTTCCACATAAGTTGGCAAATAAGTGCCGCCTCTGCCAGGTTCACAGAGCGTCATACATCAACAGCCGGAAGTTCGCCTGCGTCCAACCTTGATGGCTTGGGATTGATgccatttcttcttcttacGGAAATGCATTTATTGTTTATTGTTGTTTGCTTGATGACTTCTGTATTTGGTCTTAGgcctctctttcatttttctggGGGAAAAAAATGCTAAGCCCGGTTACTGTAGATATAGACACAGGCTGTTGCTCAGGCCAAGGATATAGTGCTACGACCTGAGCGGGAACCTTTGTACTATATGTACAACCATTGAGCTCGAACACTAATTTTATAAAGTTTAACtgaatcaatctctctctctctctctctctctctcgacagTTGGTTATAGATAAGCGGTATGCATtatatttgaattgaatttgataCACCCACAAGAATACTTACTTTATTGTATTTGGGTCTATATGTCTGTAGAAATTAATCTGTGACAGATTTGGTCGGGATAATCTAAACCATGTTTTACATGCAGTCATGAACTGGGTTCAGATCTCTGTTGAAATTCAGTAGTCAATGTGAGTTTTATATTGGATGTTGAACAAGCTGTGAACCATTGACATTCTTGTGTCTGTGCAAAGAAAAAAAGCGTGGTTGGCGGTGAAACTAGGAATGTCGGTGGCCAGGATACAGTTCTGGGATTCTGGGTTTTTCTGCTATACCTGATTTCTGTGAATCGGGATCTCATTATACTTAGTTTATTCAAATCTAAAGAGTTTGCATCTCTTAATTGAAGCCGATTAAATTAAGGTGCAGAATGCTTTCAACTCAACAAGTCATCGTCATCTAAAATACGTGCATTGTCCATGGACTCCACAACAACAGGCGGGCAAGCTTTGTTGATAATCTTTGGGTTCAGAGCAAATTTGATTCATCcgacatttttcttgaaaaacatTGCCTCTTGTCCCCTTCCCCCTCCTTCTGTCTGTACCACGTAGGGCATTACAATAAGTCAGAGCCAACTTGAGCTCCACTCGAACTTGCTCAGTTATGCTTGACTTGTTTGTAACAAGTCAAACTATAATTAACTGAAAACTTgagcttataaatgagtcgagtttgagtcaCATGAACTCAATTCGATTAAATTCGAATGAGCTCATTTAATCTAggtcatcattttttttttaattttcaaacttaaaaccaaagaaagataTCAAGTTAAATGGGGACttggtaaacaagcttaaacGAATCAAGCTTGAGCTGGGACTCGGTTTATCTAGCTCAAACTTAAGCTGACTTTGTACAGCTCGACTCAAGTTCAAGCTCATGAGTCAAGTGGAGCCGAACTGACTCAGTTCGATATCGACTCAGCTGGTGTACAGCCCTAGTCTTAGGCAGTATCAAATGTATGACGTCCCATTGTGCACTTCTGGAGATTCAACTGCATTTATTGCTTCATGTTCACGGCATAATAAacaaagaaacatcaaattgGGAAAAATCCAAATTACTACTTggtttcatatttgatataCAGTTTAATGACCAATTTCAAATCAGAGATTAATAACAAACTGAAATCTGCTAAAGTCTATTTTGATTACATAAGACGTTGTAAGCTTATGttatttggatttacattttgctacaaaatctaaatccaaatttataTACAGATCCGATTGCGTAGAATCGGGTTAAGTCGAAGACTCGAATTCCACACAAAGGCTCAACCGGACGCTCAACCAGACTCGAATCATTTCATAAACCTcgtaatttctttctcattttcgcacaaacgcTTTGCCCATCCCTGTTCATCTCTGCACTcaagagagaagagggagagagctgCAAACTGTGGAGCAGGGATGTTGAATGGCAATGGTTTATCAGGTCCCTCCTCCTTCCCATCTCTCTTCTACCCTGCTTCTGGAATCTTTTCCGAAGTAGGCATGTTGATCATAGGGTTTCcgtttttgcttttccttcttATGCTTCGCGGATTTTTTCTATGGCCAAAACGAGGTCCTTTTATTTTTCGGCTATCGTGATGGCATTTAGTGTTATACAAGGAGAACCCGTTTAGTTCTGTTAAGTTATCATGATCGCATTCGAATGAAGGGAAATGGTTCTGGAGaagactttctatatatatacacgtatagattttttttcctttatttgataAATCCCTAGAAGCTCTTGGAAGAGTACGTGATTCTAGTTTTCTTTGAGGGAGCTTTTAGCTTTATGATTTATGCAAATTGTATCTTGTAGGATTTGCTTCACTACTACTGCAGTTATTAGTGAAGGCATTcgggaagaggaagagaaccTTGTCTTCATGATTTCTCACTCTCTCCTTTGTGTTCTTCATATGTCATGCATGGAGGATGATGTTGCTCTATGGTAAATAAGCGCGTGGTTGAACCTGATTAGCTGGCTGTATGATATTGCTTCATGGGGCGAAAGCTTACAgagggtctctctctctctctcatttaccCTTCATGTGTTAAAGATGGACGTTTGTTGTTGCTTTCTGGATAATAAGCGAGTGGTTAGACCTAATTATCTGGATGTATCATGTTGTTTCATGGAATAAAACCAAATGGGCACTGAGGGTTTCTCTAAATCACCAGTCATAGAAGGCATTTCTCGTGGCCGTGTTTGGTAGAAAGTATGAagttggaaaaagaagaaaaaatagtagCGAGAGCTGTAACATGGGCAGAGCTGGAAAATGCAAAATCTCGGGAAACCTAAGAACTATTGACACGTGGTATAGTAGCAGAGAAGAAAATGCTGGACAAGTTTAAAGGGATTAGCAACTAATAATTTAACCATCATGAATTCTGAATGTGGGGGAAATTATACAAGGAAGAGAATGTGGTTTTTCTTAGAGAAGCATTTGCAGCGTTTTTCATCATTACCTGTCTTTTCCCGCTTGCCAACCCCACATTTGGGTATATGTTGCTTTTGCTCTGGTAAGACCTATATCATGACAGTATTGTAACGCTGAAATGTGGTCAGGAGAGTGGAAGGGGGGTTTTGACAACATTATCATATTTTCCATTCTGATATCGTGCTGTAAGCACAGGTGGAACAATATCATTTCTGATGTATGTCTTCAGAAGAAGGTTTATTATGGTTATGCACCTTGCAGAcctattatatttttcttgctttggaAATGGTGGTCTTGCTTTTGTGTCCTAAAATTATGATGTTGCTATTCACCTAATAATATTTCATGCTAGTTTTGATCATTTATTATACTGTTTTCTGATCTTTGCTCTTAATTGGTCGATTTCAATTGTTAGGACTTTGCttcatatatgtatttatgCTTCCGCCCcttattttcatcttttttaggCTTAATGTTACTGAAACTTCGTTATTTGATCCATTTTGAACCTTAATTGCTTGAAGATGCCAACTTGGACGGAGAATGGCTTTTGTGTTTATCTAGGTACTGTTCATTTCAGGTGTGTCAAATTGCTATGTATTCAAAAGTAGATTGCAGGAGTACGCACAAAAGGCAGGCATCTCAACTCCTGTCTATGAAACAGTGAAGGAGGGACCTTCTCATGAGCCAGTATTTAGATCAACTGTTCTAGTGAATGGTGTGAGATATGATTCTTTACCAGGTTTTTTTAATCGTAAAGCAGCAGAACAGTCAGCAGCAGAAGTTGCTCTACTAGAATTAATGAAGTCCGGCAATGTGGCACAGTGCATTCCCAATCCTGTGGTATGCATTACTTTTGCTGTTTGGTGTTTATATTTACTTTTGTTAGAAAGATTCTagaaattttcatcaaaaaggTATGCCCTGTACTGTGGCTTCTTGCTTAATTTTAGGCACCACTGTTGTTTCCCTACAAAAGCATTTATATAACATTCAgataatacaaaaataaaaaacttttgcTGATGCATCTAGGTAACCGGAAGCCAAAATGAGAATCTGAGCATTATTTATTAATGAATAATAATTTATATCCATTGAAATGCTTGATTCTACAGTAAAACCTTGCTGAAGGGGAAATTTAGCTGCAACAAAGTAACAAAGGCCATATAACAACTAAAATGTCGAACAATGAtcatttataataaataaatttactGGAAGGTAACATGAGACGTCATgtataaatgaaatgaaaggtcCATTTCTATTGTATTTGAAAAATTCAGAATTATATGTTGGCAGACCTGTCTTACTAGTGAAAACCGTCTCAAAACCATGTCTTAAATATACACGGTTATATGTATGGCAGGTTTCAAGTATTTTAACTTGTGAGAACCGTGTCTAAAGTCTTTGGTTTGTTTTAGCTAGTGATACACTAAAGGTGGACACTTTGGACTACTTCTACCTACCTTCGATTACATGCCGATGATGGCATGGTGGTAGCGGTGACATGATTCTATATTCTTTAAATATAAGACTTTGCTGTAATGTGAGCATGTCTTGTGTAATTACACATATATTCATTGGATCAACGATTAAGTCATAGGTGCTTGGTGGTACCGCTTTTCTAAATAGAGTCAAGTCCACTACCTGTATGAAAAATCTAACAGACATTTTCTGATGGATGTTTACATGTCCACTAGTCCATATGCATGTGGATCAGCTATTCCAAAAGAATCCtccaaatttcatgaaatactcTGATAAAAACTGCAACATGTAGCAGTATCTGCAGGTTgcaaaatgcaaaataaatctGTTGCCTAGTCGCTTATGAAGACTTTTTCAACTTAAATGATATCAAGGAGATACACAAAAGAATAAGGTGTCTCTGTCAACCATAGAAGCAGAATATTTAACAATGGCTATTTCTCTTAAACGTACTATGCGCATAAAGATTGGTTGTCATTTTATTTGAGAAGGTACTTGAAGAATGTCATTCATCTTCATTATTTCGCCTACCAATATTAATTGGTGGATTTCTTCATCAAGGCATTGTGCTCCATGaggttcaatttttttctgaacAATCAGTGTAGTACCATAAGCTTGATGAGTATGTCAGAATACGTAAACACATGTTCATTAACCTTtgtatataatacatatatatcacTGCATCCATGAATATGTATTTtagtgtctctctctctctctctctctctacacgcgcgcgcacacacacacactcactgtatgtatataatataaattataatgtATAGGTTACAGTTTACTTTCTTTTTagtatattttttatcttttttgttctttaatttgtttttcattctttctttttaaggTTAATTATAGTCTTTGACCTTCGGTTGACTGGCTCTTAGCTAGCTCCAATGGCGAAGGGTAGAACAGCCCCCCTTTTGTGCATAAATTAAGGACTTACTCCTTCCTTGGTTTCAACATAACTGCTGGACCTTTCCATATTGATTGTGCACAGGTCCTCTACGAGACATTGGACTTGGGGGTATGAGCCCAGACGGTTCATGCTTTCCTATGGATTTGttatttagatatatatattttttatcatttgtttaaTACCTTAGTTCAAATTTCCTCAGCGTTCTTGGTTATTGGCCTTAGTACCACTTTCTTCTTCCCAGTTGGGCCTGTTTGTGCCTATTATGTAGGCATTTTCACATATTGTTGATGTGCTTTCTTCTTGACCAGTTGACTAAATCCTGTAAGccagttttttctcttttacagaTTCAGTAATTAATCTTGTGCATGGCCTCATTGTAATATTTCATATCATCTAGTGTTTAATAAGTTAACTCCACTCACTTTGATGCTACATAGCTGGGATAAATTCGTACTGCACTCTGAAAGGTTCTTTTGTTGCTTGCATCTTTAAAACTGTTGTCAAGGTGCTTCAATGAACTTGTCAGATGGTTGGTAACCTAATGGTGTCTTATTGTTCCTATCCGAAAAATAAAGGTAGAAGTGAAATAGGGGTCCTTGAGCTAGTAAGACAAATAATTTAGAGTGTCTTATgggcaaattttttaaatgatgAGCATCTGCAGCAATACATGAGAAATGcaaatattattttcaacatgttcaaaaaatgaGGTGACAAATAAGTTTAAAActgaagaaaatatgaaaagaaacaaGGTACCAcagttttctaaaattcaagTGTATCATATGAAGAATGCTGATGGGGTTATGTGGACCTAAATCAATGAACTAAAATCATTAGTAGTGCAAAGGTTACACTCCTGGCAGAACTAATATGAAGTCACACCAAGAGACTCTTGAAATGAGAAGCGAAGGTGAATTGCAACTCTTCATAAGAATGTTCACATGGCATTTCTTAGGGAAGGTAATGTTCAGTGTTCTTATGATATGTGTTCTAAAAATCTTTGATAATGAACACTATGACTGTCAAAAAGCCACAAAATGTGTGTTGGAACCTCCTGCCACACAATTCTCCAGTATAGTTACTGATTGTTGATAAAGTTGTATAATGTTTTTGTACTCCCTTAGGTCCTGCTGAAAGTATTTCTAAGGGTCAGTTTCCTTTTCATCTGTTGAGTTGATATGTTCTGCTCATTTCTAATATCGTTTTATTTATGATTCATGATTCATGGTAGTCCTTTCATCACTCATGTTGATGGGGGAGAGAGTGTTTCTTTCACGATTTGCTTATCAGACAGTTCTGTAAAAGCTTAGATTATTTGCTGTCCATTTACTACCTTTTGACAGCTGTGAAAGTTGGTTTTCTCATTCCAGGTGTGATTCTTCCTAACATGGCTACGTCTATTATGAACAGCATGAAACAGGTTTATGTAAAAACCTGCTCCAGGAGTATGCTCAGAAAAGGAGCTATCCTATTCCTTCTTACATATGTAAGAGGGAGGGTACACCAAATCAATCTTCTTTCACTTGTACTGTTGAGATTGGAGGTATTCAATATATTGGTGGTGCTGcaagaacaaagaaagaggCAGAAATCAAGGCAGCCAGGACAGCGCTACTTGCAATTCAATCAACTAATTGTAAGTGAtctgtttccctttttttaggGTGTTGGGTTTGTTGCGTTTTTTTTTGAGAGGGTGGGGGTGCTTTCTAGTAAAGAGGAATGATCATCTTTAGCTTGCCTTTGCCGTCACTAACCTGCAGTTTCATCTAGCTGAGCCAGTGGCAAATGCCAGTCTAGCTGGACAGCTGTTCACTGTTTTTCCAGGGAAAAGGAAGACGAGGGAAGTAGAGAAGTCCATTGAAACAGCAAAGGCTGTCAAACCCAAAAAAGggaaattcaagaaaaaatcaaCGAAGAGGAGGTTTTCTCGTtcaaaagggaaaggaaatgaagaccATGCTCAGAACGGGCAAGATGACAATGGCAACGTGCCTGTAGCTCATGATGTTGATCTTGCTACACCAGTTTCAGTAAATACGAATTTTCAACCTCCGGTGATGCCAAACACTGTAGGCAGCCAACTAGTGGAGCTGCTCAGAGTTGCCATGCAGAGCACACAAGGTATACATACTCCTTTGATGCTGGACATCTCGAGTGCACCAGCAGAGCAGATTGGTTCCATGAGTCAATGTCAAGGCCCCATCCAACAAATGGCGACGCTTCCAGGGCTGAGCAGCCCTGTTGAGGCAGTGAAGTTAGAAGGTGTAGGTCAAGGGTTGCAATCTGAACAGCAAGCAACAACGAATGGCTCTGACAGCAGAACTGGAGATGCTGGGCGTCAAACTGGTTTGCCTGTCCAAGAAATTCAGTTCAATCAGAGCAATCGACAGATACAATCAGGACCTGCAGCAGAACCTGGGCATGGAGTTGTTCTTTGATGAAGCGCGTAAAGGATTTTGCTTGATAGTGTAGATTTTTAGCAGTATGAGTTAAATCCTctgttttgttgtttcatctgtAATGCTAGCAATTTAGCTTCATCCTGTATCTTGCCCCTAATACGGCTCCAGGGTTTTGGATTACGTTGTGTGAGGCCTAGAGTATCAAGGGGGTGAACTGGTGTATACAGGGACTGAAAGTAAAGATATGGTTCTCACACAACATTTAtctttttactctctctctctctctctctctctctctccctcacacaTTAACTAGCCTTTAATTGTTAAAAGATGTGCATGGCCGACTGACATAAGTTAGATTAGGCTCGTTAAGAACACATCCGGTTATGTGTTTTGCTGCCCTACCGCCTATGTTACATCACTTGAGAGCTATGTAACATCACTTGAGACTAAGTTTTACAGTAAATTCATTAAAAGGAAATAATGAAGCATAAGTTTTATTGAGTTGGCTATCCTTTAAGTTGAATTTGGTCCAGTTACAATGCAAATTGGCCCTGACCTCAAGGAGGAAAACATAATGAAGGGTTTTATTACATCTGAGATTTTAAGGTTGATTGGTATTGGAAGCTTATCTAAATCTGGACGTGCCTCCACATTCAAGAAAGCTATCAACTAAAACACAAGGTAACAATGAAATGTTAAAATCTAGATTACGAGGCTTGTAAGCGGCAAAAGTAAAGCAAGATTCTTCGGCTGTCTCCCGAAAGAAATTTGAGTGCTAAGTCGGTCAAGCCAATGCACTCATTAAACAGGAGCAGACGGAATGAAATTTTTCTGATATGACAAGATCTGGCTACGGTTACGTATTTTCGTGTACCGAGATAATCTCCTAAACTGAATATAATTGATTGATAATCTCCTAAACTGAATATAATTGATTCTTTTTTgtagtgtttgatagctttggattttagatcccaAGCTACATTAAAAAGGTGGGCATTATAAGATCTTCACTTTAAATAAATTAAGGATTTAGTAACATAATCTTTCCATGTTACATATAGATAACGGTAGATTTAAGGTTGGATTGAAAAGTGTCGATGTAAAAATGTGAGATCTTGGTGAAATTTTAATGTCAACTCCAATAACGAACATTTGATGGATGGGTCCGAAGGTTCCACTTCGTGTGGCCACTGGACAGGTTCACCCCGTTTTTGTCACATTACCCTTTGTGCACTTCTGGCGTTGCCGGAACAAGATGTTGACCTGTCAGTCTGTCACGTCCATCTGAATAACTCGTTCCATCGATTTAGATGAATCACATTTCATATCTTCATGAAACGAGAGGAAGTAGGAACCGTTTCCCATTCACGGGCCGTTCCGTCTGTCTCGCTGTTCTCTTTTAGCTTTCATAATTCCATTACGAAATGCATTTCATATCTTCATGAAACGGGAGGAAGTAGGAACCATTTCCCGTTCACCGGTTGTTCCGTCTGTCCCGTTGTTCTCTTTTAGCTTTCATAATTCCATTACGAAACACATTTCATATCTTATGAAACGAGAGGAAGTAGGAACCGTTTCCCATTCACGGGCTGTTTCGTCTGTCCCACTCTTCTTTTTTAgctttcataatttcattacaAAACACATTTCATATCTTCATGAAACGGAAGGAAGTAGGAGCCGTTTCCCGTTCACGGGCTGTTCTGTCTGTCCCGCTGTTTTCTTTTAGCTTTCATAATTCCATAATTTCCATTACGAAATGCACTTCACATCTTCGTGAAACGGGAGGAAGTAGGAACCGTTTCCCGTTCTGTTGTCTTTTAGCTTTTATAATTCCATGACGTGGGCCTATCATCAGGCGACTAGTACACAACGTAATGGACTGGGAAGGGAAACAAGAAGGAGGTCATCAAGAGGGAGTGCGGTGGCGTAGGGTCAATTGACGGTgcgaagagagagggagagagagagagagaatgcacgGCAGACCGCGCAGGCCACCGAAGGCGGCAGACGCAGCGTCCATCGCGAAGGCGGAACGCCTCCGCTCCCTCCAAGCCGATTTCCTGCGCTCTCATCAGAAACAAATGTATTAGCCCTGTCTGGTCATTTTGATACTTTGCAGCACGACCATCCTCCAAATTCTTTATCTGATGGAAAAATTCGATTCGAATTTTTTTCTGCAGCTATACAAGGGAGGCTGTGGAGACGAGCTCGAAGCTCCTTCAGATCAATCCAGAAGCGTACACCGCCTGGAACTATCGAAAGATCGCCGTCGGTCGCTTGCTGGAATCGGAAACCGACCATGACAAAATCAAATCGATCCTGGATGAAGAACTGAGGGTGGTACGTTTAGATTCTCGTCGTCCCAATTATTTTTCCTCCCTTTATTACTTTATTTGATGCGA
Proteins encoded in this region:
- the LOC116249645 gene encoding double-stranded RNA-binding protein 8-like isoform X3: MLNGNGLSGVSNCYVFKSRLQEYAQKAGISTPVYETVKEGPSHEPVFRSTVLVNGVRYDSLPGFFNRKAAEQSAAEVALLELMKSGNVAQCIPNPVHETGLCKNLLQEYAQKRSYPIPSYICKREGTPNQSSFTCTVEIGGIQYIGGAARTKKEAEIKAARTALLAIQSTNLANASLAGQLFTVFPGKRKTREVEKSIETAKAVKPKKGKFKKKSTKRRFSRSKGKGNEDHAQNGQDDNGNVPVAHDVDLATPVSVNTNFQPPVMPNTVGSQLVELLRVAMQSTQGIHTPLMLDISSAPAEQIGSMSQCQGPIQQMATLPGLSSPVEAVKLEGVGQGLQSEQQATTNGSDSRTGDAGRQTGLPVQEIQFNQSNRQIQSGPAAEPGHGVVL
- the LOC116251296 gene encoding VIN3-like protein 2, whose protein sequence is MRRELTVEEMEPSITGNAFDPAKCSEMSLEEKRQFVYEISQSSESALDLLQSWTRRELLQLICAEMGKERKYTGVKKTKMIELLIKLVSEKKAGNSTADQVCISPPSSDSSPRSSKKQRKKDRPLQVPVDSSHTSMMNYKPENVDVVLCQNLVCKANMKPDDAFCKRCSCCICYRYDDNKDPSLWLVCGSDTPNQEDSCGMSYHLECVFKHDKAGLSKNGRQPRLDGGFYCVSCGKVNGLLRCWRKQILIAKDARRVDALCYRIALCQKILKGTKRYRGLNEIVNVAAKKLKEEVGPLHQVSLKMARGIVNRLSCGAEVQKLCSFAIEAVDCMLQAHLDRPVIYPTFPERTTTTAFLVRFEDISPTRIMVILELEDKTSSVDITGCKLWYRSAALASYPEEPMCIFLHGEAKFLVSDLDPSTEYVFKVAPFRDSTELGELEARWVTTEISSVHKNTSTSHGTDIDKVNCGSTLEEEIVNGEHASLIQAESQRDSNSSEDNQASKVPKTGHGTHSKIHSSYEVSDKNGCDMPLAMEIVPLTCSNAMAITDTPCKPDTTKEPPKSNKQVTEGQYEHCVKVVRWLECEGHMDKEFRVKFLTWFSLKATMQERRVVSVFVDTLIDDPASLAGQLIDAFSDRICSKSPPVARPGFCARLWH
- the LOC116249645 gene encoding double-stranded RNA-binding protein 8-like isoform X1, translating into MLNGNGLSGVSNCYVFKSRLQEYAQKAGISTPVYETVKEGPSHEPVFRSTVLVNGVRYDSLPGFFNRKAAEQSAAEVALLELMKSGNVAQCIPNPVHETGLCKNLLQEYAQKRSYPIPSYICKREGTPNQSSFTCTVEIGGIQYIGGAARTKKEAEIKAARTALLAIQSTNSEPVANASLAGQLFTVFPGKRKTREVEKSIETAKAVKPKKGKFKKKSTKRRFSRSKGKGNEDHAQNGQDDNGNVPVAHDVDLATPVSVNTNFQPPVMPNTVGSQLVELLRVAMQSTQGIHTPLMLDISSAPAEQIGSMSQCQGPIQQMATLPGLSSPVEAVKLEGVGQGLQSEQQATTNGSDSRTGDAGRQTGLPVQEIQFNQSNRQIQSGPAAEPGHGVVL
- the LOC116249645 gene encoding double-stranded RNA-binding protein 8-like isoform X2; translated protein: MGRKLTEGVSNCYVFKSRLQEYAQKAGISTPVYETVKEGPSHEPVFRSTVLVNGVRYDSLPGFFNRKAAEQSAAEVALLELMKSGNVAQCIPNPVHETGLCKNLLQEYAQKRSYPIPSYICKREGTPNQSSFTCTVEIGGIQYIGGAARTKKEAEIKAARTALLAIQSTNSEPVANASLAGQLFTVFPGKRKTREVEKSIETAKAVKPKKGKFKKKSTKRRFSRSKGKGNEDHAQNGQDDNGNVPVAHDVDLATPVSVNTNFQPPVMPNTVGSQLVELLRVAMQSTQGIHTPLMLDISSAPAEQIGSMSQCQGPIQQMATLPGLSSPVEAVKLEGVGQGLQSEQQATTNGSDSRTGDAGRQTGLPVQEIQFNQSNRQIQSGPAAEPGHGVVL